The sequence atatatatatatatatatatatatatatatatatatatatatatatatatatataatattcctgGCACAGAAAAGAGCCTTTAGCAATGTGACCTGCAGCACAAGTTAGGGAATTCCTCCCGGGGCCTTGTGGTAccagggggaggggtgcaggGCGTGGTGATGGTTTGGGAGTGGGACATACCCATAGAGGATTTGTCTGAGCACAGCCCTGGCTGGAAGACTTTAATCCTGCAGTGATCCAGGTCGCCATAGTCACAGGAGAAGCCGAGGGgctgacagctggggcagagagatAGGCTGTTAGTTACacgggagcagcatggcagaggcaGCAGGTGAGCAGCCGGCAGGGTCAGAcctgtgtcagtcagtaaaggggggagagagacaggtggTGAGTAATGGCTGTCAGGTAGATGGAGATAACGCATGGGGCGCTCAGACGCAGGTGGGGGAGGTTGGTAACAGTCCTGAAGTTCAGTGTGCAAGTGAGAAGCAGGAGGATGTGACCCCCAATGTGGAGGAGGGTGTAGGGGAGAAGGAAGAGAGTGTGACCCCCAATGTGGAGGAGGGTGCAGGGGAGAAGGAAGAGGGTGTGACCCCCAATGTGGAGGAGGGTGCAGGGGAGAAGGAACTGATTGGTAACCCCAATGTGGAGGAGGGtgcaggggagaagagagagggtGTGACCCCCGATGTGGAGGAGGGTGCAGGGGAGAAGGGAGAGGGTGTGACCCCCAATGTGGAGGAAGGTGTAGGGGAGAAGGGAGAGGTTGGTAACACCAATGTGGAGGGGGGTGTAGGGGAGAAGGGAGAGGGTGTGACCCCCAATGTGGCAGAGGGTGCAGGGGAGAAGGAAGAGAGTGTGACCCCCAATGTGGAGGAGGGTGCAGGGGAGAAGGAAGTGGCTGGGAACCCCAATGTAGAGGGGGGTGCAGGGGAGATTCAGGAGGCTGTGAACCCCAATGTGGAGGAGGAGGCAGGGGAGAAGGAAGTGGTTGGTAACCCCAATGTGGAGGAGGGTGCAGGGGAGATGCAGGAGACTGTTAGCTCCTCAGTAGAAGAGCAGGAGGAGGTCATAGCATCTCCTGTTGTAAAAGATAGCGATGAAAGCACAGCAGAGGGGGGCAATGTTCAGGCACTTGCAGATCCAAACCCGAATCGGAGCACAGAGGAAGGCACAGGGGGTGATGCCAGTATTATAGCACAGGAAGATAAAGAGGATGAGAAAGATACCAGTAGTGAGAGCAGTGAAGGGACATCCAGCAgtgatgaggaagaggaggacaATCATGCTGAAGGTAAAGAAGGAGCAGATGGGGATAAAGCTGGTGAAAAACAAAAGGTGGAGCAGGAAGCGGGAATAGAAGTAGAACAAGACAGTAGTGGTGGAGGCGAGACAGAGGATGGAGCAACTGGAGAGGTAGAACCAGGGACTAGTCCTGAAGAGGAGGCAGAGGAAGGAGCTACGGGACAGGTAGAACCAGGGACTAGTCCTGGAGAGGAGGCAGAGGAAGGAGCTACGGGACAGGTAGAACCAGGGACTAGTCCTGGAGAGGAGGCAGAGGAAGGAGCTACGGGACAGGTAGAACCAGGGACTAGTCCTGGAGAGGAGGCAGAGGAAGGAGCTACGGGACAGGTAGAACCAGGGACTAGTCCTGGAGAGGAGGCAGAGGAAGGAGCTACGGGACAGGTAGAACCAGGGACTGGTCCTGGAGAGGAGGCAGAGGAAGGAGCTACGGGACAAGTAGAGCCAGAGAAGGAGGCAGAGGTTGGAGCTACAGGCCAGGTAGAACCAGGGACTAGTCCTGGAGAGGAGGCAGAGGTTGGAGCTATGGGACAGGTAGAACCAGGGACTGGTCCTGGAGAGGAGGCAGAGGTTGGAGCTATGGGACAGGTAGAGCCAGAGAAGGAGGCAGAGGTTAGAGCTACAGGCCAGGTAGAACCAGGGACTAGTGCTGCAGAGGAGACAGGGGCTGTGATAGGGGATCTGGAAGTTAGAGAAAGTGAGTTGGGAAAAGCCAACGAAGCTGAAAGTTCCAAAGTAGAACAACCTGATGGGGACTCAGTCCAGGGAACAAATGCAGAGGAGAAAGAGTACAGTGGAAACAAGATAGGAGTCACAGAGGAGAAGTCAGAGGAATCAGCTGAACCTGTGATAGATGCCCTGGAATCGGGACATCTGAATATAGTGGTAACCAGTGGAAATGAACATTCAGAAGGCTCCTTATCAAAGGACAGCTTTGTGATAGAAAAAGGTGGTGTCCTAGAAGAAATTACTGAGGAAGGACCTGAGGACCATCCTACCAGGGCTGTAGAAAGCCCAACTATTCCAGTACAAGAGACCCAGCAAGTTAGTCCTGAAGGTGAAGCAGACACAGGCGAGGGAGATGTAATCAGAGAAAATGGTATGACCCAAATAATCAGCCAACAGACAACGTTACAGAACAGCAAGATACCTCAAGACCACGACATATCTCTGTTTGTTAAGGTAAGACTTCATTCACATTGTCTTGTTGAAGATTTTGTTTTCCAGTTCTATTTAACTCTTACATTACCCCACAAATGTGACCAACCTTATATTCCTGCAATTAAAATTCCATTTTCTTTTTCTCAACTGAGGTTAATCCTGAACATAAATTTTCTAGTTAAAActtatctttattaatatattatttgtcGTTTCTATTCTGCATAACTTTTTGCATACATGAAATCTTTGGAGTGTTTGACACCCCAACCCTTTAGGTTAAATAGATCCATACCTAGAGAAGAATTGTACAATGGGGTGGCAGGAAAATGACTTTGGGACTGATTTAAGGTTAGGTGCAAATTGTACCTGGGTGCAGAAGTCGCAACAGAGCAAAACTTGTTGTACTGCAAAGGGAGACAATGCAAACACTTTTTTGCACGCAGTGCAAATGCTGCACACAGATAATGACCAACTCTATTTTTCCCACTGcattttaggggggtattcaattagctgcaatgttcagaggaacatcgcggctgtcAATTTTTTCTGTTAACACGGTACAGCAACGTCGCAAATTTCTTCTTGAGACGGGCGAAgaaaaatctgcgatgttgcggtaacgCGGAGTACCTTCGTGGCCGTTTCGTAGGCTCTTAATTGAATAAGCCACGCCACCTGACATGTATTGATCATGTGGCACATTTTATAAACCCTCCTCCCCTTACCCCTGCAAATATTGCACCCAGAatctggatttgctcctaactctaaattatCCCTGGTATGTTGTTGGCaggttgtttctttttttctttttcttatgctGTTTTCTATGGTTTCACCAGATAAACATATGATCAtataggtcatcatcatcatctatttatttatatagcaccactaattccgcagcgctgtacagagaactcaattacataagtccctgccccattggagcttatggtctaaatcccctaacatacacacacagatcgagagagactaagggctcTCGGTTGACTAGTTACTAATTTGGGGAGCATTTGTCCAAACCAGTAGTTATTAACTTTTTCAACCCAGTATTCAGAACTCAAACTCAAAAAAACTTAATTAAACTTAAATTCAACCCTGTATTCAAACTTTCGGAGTCATGGTTGACATTTGAATTAGCGGCATATTTCACTTAAGTGTTTGTTGTtggaataaatattatatatacattaatgcACTTCCTACTGTACATTCTGTATAGATTTGTGACTGTATAATAGTACGAGACTGTAATAAGGGGGTACATTGTTTATTACAGTATGCAAGTTTTCTTAGTGAACACTGATGTGATGGCTCAGAACTCACAGATTGTAAGCGATGATGTCAGAACTCACAACCACTAGTAGCGATGTCATCTCTAATTCCATGATAGTGTGGTCTATGGACAGAGAGTCTGCAGGAGACTCCTCCAGTGAATGGAGCTAGAGATTTCAACAACACAAGTTTCCTAAACATGCAGCAAGTTTACAGGCCAATTAGATTGCTTTAGATCTAATTAGGCTGAAATTGCATCCTGGGTGGACAAAACGGTTGTCAGATCCCGGTCAACATCTGATGAGAATGATTGGTAAATCCAGTTGGACGATGACCACATCTGGCCTGGGATGTGGTGGATGTCCAACCATACCAACTTTGTTCTGTACAATCCTGTTGAATGGTCCCATCTTTTACATTTAGCCCcagatgtgtatgtatgtacctACAGTATATGGTTATATGTGCATAGGCACCATGGCTGTTCTGCAAGAGTCTAGTAGAGACAcaaaaggtcatttatgaaggtGCAAATATGTGGGCATCTAgctcatcatatatatatatatatatatatatatatagcaccactaattctgcagcgctgtgcagagaactcgctcacatcagtacctgtcctattggagcttacattctaaattccctaatacagactAGAGGtaattttatcagcagccaattaacctaccagtatatttttggagtgtgggaggaaacccaggcaaacacagggagagcatacaaactcctcacagaaaaggccCCAAGTGACATTCTGTGATGGTTGCGGCCGTTTATACTCTAAAGCTCACAGCTTTGCGGCCAACATGGCGGCGTCTATGAGGTACAAAGTACGGATCTTCAGATGGTAGGGGCTGGAGGATCGACCGTTTGCTTTGCTGAATGAGCGCTAGGTACACTCGGGGTAAAACAAGATTTTTTTGTATGGGCTGATATTTAAATAGGATATAATGGGTGGAGAGGACACACCTATCAACTATTTCATTTGTACCTTCTAATGCagaacactttaaaaataaagagtGCCCTCCTGCAAGTGGGCGGGGCCTGTTACTTGTATACATATGGACAGACAGACGGATCAGTCCATTAGATGTTGCTACGCTTGTCAGCCGTGAATTTATAAGGCAAAGTTGGTTATTTTCACCCTCGCTCTGGTGTAAGCTCTGTATTAGGAGATGGGTTCACTTTAAATTGACATTTTATtaagaagtatatatatattttgctatgcAGTAATAAATAGGTCTAAGGTAGCTGTGCCTGGGGTTGGCTGTACCAGGATAGGTggcacaattacatttttaaaagagaGAGTTCATTTGTCCTACCCTGTCCTCTTCCTGATCTGGCTGCATTTAATTCCGCTGCTAAAGCTCCTTACAGAGGAATTGGAGACACATCGTATTGGTTTCCTTTGTAAGGGTTGTTAGTTTATAAacttctagggctagatttactaagctgcgggtttgaaaaagtggggatgttgcctatagcaaccaatcagattctagctctcatttatttagtaccttctacaaaatgaaaactagaatctgattggttgctataggcaacatccccactttttcaaacccgcagcttagtaaatctagcccctaatgtctCTCACGCAGCATGCACAATAGTGACAGTATTTCATTTAGACATCGCCGTACACATCAGGGGGAAGCCTACATTAGGGCTAAATTCTCTTTTAAAACACTACAGTTGTGTTGCGTAGTTACCAGACTCATGATCATATTAAAACTATTTTCCTTTCCCAAATAATAGAAATGCTATAATATAATTGGGGACACTtctaaaaactggtg is a genomic window of Mixophyes fleayi isolate aMixFle1 chromosome 2, aMixFle1.hap1, whole genome shotgun sequence containing:
- the CLIC6 gene encoding chloride intracellular channel protein 6, which gives rise to MAEAAGEQPAGSDLCQSVKGGERQVVSNGCQVDGDNAWGAQTQVGEVGNSPEVQCASEKQEDVTPNVEEGVGEKEESVTPNVEEGAGEKEEGVTPNVEEGAGEKELIGNPNVEEGAGEKREGVTPDVEEGAGEKGEGVTPNVEEGVGEKGEVGNTNVEGGVGEKGEGVTPNVAEGAGEKEESVTPNVEEGAGEKEVAGNPNVEGGAGEIQEAVNPNVEEEAGEKEVVGNPNVEEGAGEMQETVSSSVEEQEEVIASPVVKDSDESTAEGGNVQALADPNPNRSTEEGTGGDASIIAQEDKEDEKDTSSESSEGTSSSDEEEEDNHAEGKEGADGDKAGEKQKVEQEAGIEVEQDSSGGGETEDGATGEVEPGTSPEEEAEEGATGQVEPGTSPGEEAEEGATGQVEPGTSPGEEAEEGATGQVEPGTSPGEEAEEGATGQVEPGTSPGEEAEEGATGQVEPGTGPGEEAEEGATGQVEPEKEAEVGATGQVEPGTSPGEEAEVGAMGQVEPGTGPGEEAEVGAMGQVEPEKEAEVRATGQVEPGTSAAEETGAVIGDLEVRESELGKANEAESSKVEQPDGDSVQGTNAEEKEYSGNKIGVTEEKSEESAEPVIDALESGHLNIVVTSGNEHSEGSLSKDSFVIEKGGVLEEITEEGPEDHPTRAVESPTIPVQETQQVSPEGEADTGEGDVIRENGMTQIISQQTTLQNSKIPQDHDISLFVKAGSDGESIGNCPFSQRLFMILWLKGVIFNVTTVDLKRKPADLQNLAPGTNPPFMTFDGEVKTDVNKIEEFLEEKLTVPRYPKLAPKHPESNSAGNDVFAKFSAYIKNPRKDLNESLEKNLLRSLKKLNDFLNSPLPDEIDAYSTEDVTVSNRMFLDGNDLTLSDCNLLPKLHIIKVVCKKFRNFDIPAEMTGIWRYLNNAYARDEFTNTCPADYEIEFAYFGVAKRMNP